The Bicyclus anynana chromosome 12, ilBicAnyn1.1, whole genome shotgun sequence genomic interval tcgtgacgtgcatcagtcttgggtttttcattcacggctacacgccccccggcccgcgcggtacatcgggagtgttactaCAATTGAGAGTGCAGTACATACGGCCGCGACGGCGGTATGAGCGGCGGCGTGGGGTGGTAGGagtgcggcggcgcgcgcggcggctcGCTCGCAAAGTCGTCGGGATATAGCACGCCGTCCACTGGAGGCGCCGACGGAGACACAGCCCACTCTTCCTGtaacaatagggatgattacagttttttaaattgtatataaattaggagtataataaataaataaaaataaaataaaataagcctaataaaatactttaaaatgtaaatataactaACCAGCTTATAAAAGCTGGTtagttatatttacattttaaagtatatacataattcttattaattagcagcttgtccttcgacataggcctcccctaaaGATCTCCACTTTTCTCTGTCCTTCGCCATTCTCATCTCATTAGGAGTATAAgattatgctaatagtaaagcaattttgtaaaagtaatagtgtatctgcgatcattacttttggagctacagtgataaagtaacaggatatctgcgatcattactttcggagctacagggatttgatTTGAGGTGCTGCTGCGGATctttgaaaaacgccccatacaaaatggtacgatttaataacgtcgtaggtatataatgatcattagatgtgtatgggcgttcaaataaaattactaatatctttgttatttgtgggttaatgtttatttattgaaatgcgtcacatttaatgtacggaagctaaaactgtatgaatattcatctaattacgataaaagttacgaaattttataatcttatttattttacagacATCCAGATAATCTTGgttttttatgtattgattatttaccttatttacccaaacgTCTCAtaaacattaatatattaaaacctagtcatcatccctattgttcgATTATGAGACTCGCCCTGTAATTTCATCTGTGCAGTTCTTGTTCCTGTGGCAATATGGGAATTAAATATAGTCTACTAGATgactcggtcaagctttgcATTGACTTACAAATATGTGCACTTACTTTCTCTTTCCTTACTATCCTATCCCACCTTTACCCTAACTTTAGCCTACCCCTACAGAACAGAACAGAAACATTAGCTGcttataatgtatgtataatatcactcagtgaagatgtagctttctaatgaatAATGAAACAAAAGCGAGAGATGACACAAAGAGAGGTGATATTTCAACTCAATCAATATTGGTTAACAAAAATTATGTCTTTCTCAGAGAGAGACATATATCATGGATATGCGTTGTtggctactactactactactctacTGGTGAGCTATTTTCGAAAACCGTTACTGAAAAACAGATACTGTTACTAAAGATGAAAAGATGTGGCTAACTTACAGCATTAAGAAGATGAGGTCCAGTGTGGCCATCTTGCCTGTTTTCATCAGCCTGAAGCCGCTGGGCAAGCTTAGCATCTTCTTGCTCTTGCTTTCTTTTTGCAGCTTCTGCTATTTTTCTCTTTTCCTGTGGTAAGGAAAATAccataattaactattatatattttctggCGAACAGTAATTTTAGATAAATCAAAATATGTAGCATGACTTGTCTATCTATAcacattataaaacaaattatctcTGACTGTTTCCATAAACTTGAAACCTCCTAAACTGATTTTACAACATTCTTAACAATTATAGTCATATTTGATACCTTTTACAAAAATCCTTGACAAATTACCACCTAAActttttttccattttcctAAATTAGTTTCCTGATCCTGattcttgattttattttattcctgaGTGAGGCATTATGCAAATATGACTATAACTGTTGGGAGTGTTGCAAAAAGTCAAGCTAGCTGGGACTTTCATCTGAAATACCTAATCCCTTTGATTAGATTAAGATGAGATATTAAGAAGCACTTCATATAGGCAAATTCACAGGCACAATAGAAATACTCATACGAGCTGAATTTTCCTAAATACCTACCTCATATTCTTTGTAATGTGCATGCTCCTTGGTATACTGCTCTAAGAGTTTCTGCTTTAATTTTTCAGCTTTTGGCATGACCTCCTTCAACATTGCTTGGTTTACGGATTTCACATCAGATGGGACAGACACATACTCTGGATGTTTCCTTATCTTCTCCAAGAATAGTGTCATGAACTTCAAATACAGCATATAGGCATTTTCAAGACTACCCTCAGCCAGGTAAACATTGGCCATCCTCACCATCTCTAACCCAGAGCGATAATACCTTTAACAgtataacattaataaaattattatagaaagaaagaaaacagtCTGGTGATTGTGTGGCGAATGttgagctaaagaagttttactgcAATTGTGTGGTCTAAAGGCACACTTGTTTTTTCAGTATTAAATGACCTTATTTATAAcagacatcaagtgagtcgctggatgcaggaggctcaggatcgtgatgtttggaagtccctacaaaggcctgtgtcctgcagtggatgtccatcagctgacatgatgatgatgatgaccttatTTTGTGCATCAGCTagcaaaaatatgaaaatacctGTTGGTCAATAAAACTcttttttcatcctcctaacaagttagcccacttccatcttaataatattacaatttatataagCAACAAGcctatgtaaattgtaatatcaCTATGTACTAAACATAACTGAACCCTTGTTTTAGTTTGGCCAGTGATTTGCCTGTGTGGATTGTAATTGCTGAGCATTACTGAGTTATTCTTtctaattttcagtaaaaattctcagttcAACCTGAACTGAAGTTTGAGGTTGAAGTTCATGGTGTTACATCTGTGTCTCTGAGGGCAATCTAAGCTAGGCTAAGCTACCCTTGCTCCTGATTGTTAACACCTAATTATCATCCTAACTCCCAAAGCCGGCCAACTCAAATTGAAGCAGTGTGGTAGTTCTAAGTTCTACATCCCCTCAcctataaagagggaggctGGGCCTTGCTGAAAATTATGATAAGTGATGACATCTATAGTTTTTATGCCAAGTTATAAAAAAGATCTCAAATGACTTGGTATTGTAACTCACATAGAGatgttaatgattttaatgaaatctcAGTAAACTATGAATGACTCATGAATGTATCAACAAGAAAACAACCGGCTACCTTCTAGGTGGGACGTTAGGGTCAACCTCCACCATAGCTCCAAAGTTAGCGAGCTGTTTCACCCTCATTGCAGGCTCCAATGATGCAAGGTCCATCGTTTTTGGACGTTTTTCGTTTGACTGCATTTTCAAACCTTAAAAAACTAGTATTTCCTGTCCATTTACTAATTTCGTACTCGAGCGTAAGGTATACTAGTCAAAAAACAGCACACAATGATTTCtatgaattttttattaataattctaagaaaaattcaaataataagtaaataattacaattgaaataaatacaattaaaatttttacggctgcacaattatttatttatgctttgtgattgacatttgacattgacaattgacatgtATGTCATCAAGTTGACAAATGACACCCACAGAaagtcaatgtttttttttttctctttattctTTCAATATATTACACGTAAACAACGTATAGAGTAAATTCTACTTTAAGGACGgagtagactccgcgccacaaaacaaGTCCTGTAGCTGCGGCGCTAATCTGTTGCGGCCTTATTTGCGAAATCGGCTGCACGCGCGCCAAGGTCATGCGTGTTTAAAATGATGATTTCCATGTTTTGTATGGGagctatttaaataaactaattggTCGGAATCATTATTAAACAAGCTAACTTTTAAAACAAATCTCAACAACGTTATTTCAATAAGATACTTGAATATCATGGAGTACTTCGCTTTAACACATAACTAAAGAACAAAttaacgataaaatatagcaaaaagaaaatattggaaACCAAATACATATTGATACAATCATCATCAAagaattcataattattttccaaaatttaACCCATATTGAAAAACATTTGCAAATTAAATGACCTATACGATATAACCAAAAGCATCGTCTTTTTTGCCCGAAGATGTCGTTGTCCTCACAAATACTATCATACAGATGTGAGTCATACTTCTTCTCAATCAAGCAATAGCAATTTAACAGCCTTGGTTTTTATTATCCTTTTTTTGCCACAACATGGCTTAGGCTCTATAGTTAACAGTTTACCCGAGGCAGCCATAAAACACGGGTACCTATAGCTCAGGCTGTGAAGCTCGCTCATGTTAAATGTCGATGTGTTCTTTCTATGTGCTAAAAACTGTTCTTTCCTCTTTTACGAAAAGGCTCTTTCGAAGGACACGTTATCGAACACTTCGTGattgcatttttctttttaacttttattgtattatattttgaactaccacAATTGCAGCAGTAATTTTCTATACAGACGTTCTTTTATcgtttatttatcttatctttctTTGTTAATTGTGATCCGATATCACACTCACACTGTTTTTCAATGCCTTTGCTTAAGGGTTCCGAAAACCACTCTCTTCGACTATTGTAAGAAAGGGTGTATTTGTTCCTAGGATTTGTGTAATGTGAACGTCGCTTCGTAAAACGACGGGTCGAAGATTTTACACTGGAGAAACACAGACATGGCCTTTCGACATTCTCCttcagtaaataatataaagctaagTAAGCGTTGATAACTTCTTTCGACACTCGCACAAAGTACCGATATACAGAATGGAAACGTGTTCTTCGTTGACAACAACACAGCTTCTAAAAATGTTTTGTGGTCGAAGTGGATACACTATcagcaaatgaaaaaataatgttagaAAACAAGGAGACCACACTATTGCTGCTAgactaataagtaaatatttaatagaatacTTTACTACAAGTATAGGTGTTTTTACTAAACAGTAACAAATCTGTTTACAGCGTTTTCTCCTCCTCACTTTATTTCGATTCATTTTATAACATACTGGTATTTGATCATTtccataatttatttcaatatttggaTATAAAATACATGGACAATAAATCGCATCAACTCTAATGCATCTTCTGTGTACTGGAGAACATTGTGTGACTGAAACTTATTTAAACAACAACAAGGTGGATGCACTACGTATTTTTCATTACCACACAGTTTTCTAGTTCTTAGTTTTGTCTGACTTGGTCTACACCGTTTTCTTGTCCGAACTTCATTTCCTTCCTTCCTTTTATTACACACTGATATTTGATTATTTCCGGCCTtttttcttaaacatattttatgaaatatgtAATAAGACACTATTGAAAGTATATTTTTAGTAGAAATGATGACTTGCTCATTAACATGTATCACAGCAACAAGCACAGAGGCAGCATAAGCACATTTCAAAGCAAATTAAACATGGTGTCCAAAAAAGGAATGCCAAGAAAAGCAAGAAGCAGTCTTTAAAGTCACTCCACTGAGCTCTAGTTTCTAAATAATAGGGGTAGAGTTCAGGCCAGCGATAATAAATCCATAATTGTGGAGTGTTCCGAAGTGTCTTAAGATAGCAGTCTCTAGCATATCTTTGCTTATGATGTgctttctttaatctttgatTGTGTTTCCTTACGGCACAACACGGAGACGATTCGCGTTGTGAATTTATCCTCCTGAATATACCACAGTcacctttattaaatttatttatattttcatctgACTTCAAAAATCGTTTATCTCCTGCATGTTTATTTTGCCTCATCTTACAAGATTTGTCTTTCTTTCTGTTCGTATGTGAAATTTTCATACCTTTGATAAAGGATTaagattttatcaattttaagaGCATCCTTGATTTTAGAGATATCTGATAAATGGTTAGGTTTCATTAAATTTTCTGCATTTTTTAAACGCTACCTTACGCCTGAAAATTCTCCATCTATTTCCATGAATGTTTTTAGTTCATATTATTACTTCCATTGCCTTTTGTTTATAGTCAAGTTTGACTATGTTTATGATAAATTATTTGACCGATTATTATTACAGAAAAACTATCGCATTTCGTCACTTCATTGTTCTAATCACAATAAGGATGGATAATTTTAGAAGGATGTAGCGGAGGAGGAGGAGGTTATTTAGGAATTTGTCTACCACAAGTTCGTCAGGCCATGACTTcttaaaataggtaggtacagcttcataaaaataattttgggtTTGACTAATAACcctgattattttattagttatttaaataattatattttactcaaTTTTACTTCATCATAGTAAAGACATGACTGCATCGTGATGTCATTTATagccaaagagtaaattaatatatctaTAGGTTTATAGCCAAATTCCTATCTATGCAAATTCCCATTGACCTCATAAGAGATCGGTGCAAATTCCATAGAAAATCTGAATCACAGATTAATAATGATAGTATATATctaaattataaacgcgaaagtttgtatggatgtttggatgtttgttactctataacgccgctactactgaagcgatttagctgaaatttggaatggaaattgattttactctgcaaAGCAATCCGTCTTCGAATTCTCTGAATTTCCGTGTGTACACTTTAGTTCTATGGTGGTAAATGGCATATTGAAACCAGTGACATCATAACTGTACCGAATTGTAAATATgagaaacataatatttatattgttgcATTTTAGTCACACACACAACCACAATCTCTCAAGGTAGTTAGAGGGTATTCACACATTCATAATTAGGATTACAATAATAATCGACAATGGataattaataatctttttttgaattgaatacataaataataaaattcatcaaattatatttacataaattctattttattttattgttttaatagtaTCTCGTCAGAAAGGGTATTTCGCTTTCGTGTTTACTCGATACAATCCAGACCTGAAAAAGAAAATTGGTTGATAAGTAGTGAAGTAGGTAAGTACTAGAAGGTAGGGGTGCAgtgaaaataaagtttttgttGGCAAAagatagtaggtaggtatagaaaAATCAATAGTACAAGTTTTATGTAACAGTTTACTGAACTTTTTTTAACATTGCTCTACATACCTAACTCCGCAGACACCAATAGCCCGCCATAGGTAGTTACTAAATAAATCATGCTCAACATGTTAGATTCAAATTTTTAAGTATCATTTTGaatctcaatatttttctaattcgCAAAAAGCTTAATTCTCGACTTAAATCGAAAAGTTGACAATACTTAAGGTCGTAACTCATTAGACCCATTCGGGACCCATCTGGGACCCaacccgcaccgcctcgtcgCTAGGCGTCCTCTTGTCCAGTGGAATTCATAGGCGTTGCAAGGGCACCCTAAGCgaatcattcagccgctgagtgtcgaatttaacctctaattgtttgagaatttgacactcagcgggtgaatgatcccctgggggtgcccctacaacgtctatgaatccCACTGTTAATTACAAACAGAGCGACTCCTGTGTTGAAAACATTGACTGAACTTACCCCCTCTTGTTTAATTGATCGTTGCCCATATGCAACTGTTGTCCTCGACAGCTGTTTGTAGCAACCTGTATCATGTTAGCACACTGATTGGCAACCAGGTTGTTGAAAGTGACGGTCGCAGCGAACAACTCCCACGCTCTGTTGTGGTTGCAGAACATGTCAGAGCAACCAGGCTGGCCAGTGCCCCCGTTAGGGAAGAAGTCCACGTCACCCACGGCGTATGGGATGCCGAGGCCAACCAAGCTACCGTCAGAGTGGATGACTTCTACATAGACTGCGTCAGATGCTTTCAAGCAGTTTGAATTGCCAGC includes:
- the LOC112054995 gene encoding STAM-binding protein-like A, with amino-acid sequence MQSNEKRPKTMDLASLEPAMRVKQLANFGAMVEVDPNVPPRRYYRSGLEMVRMANVYLAEGSLENAYMLYLKFMTLFLEKIRKHPEYVSVPSDVKSVNQAMLKEVMPKAEKLKQKLLEQYTKEHAHYKEYEEKRKIAEAAKRKQEQEDAKLAQRLQADENRQDGHTGPHLLNAEEWAVSPSAPPVDGVLYPDDFASEPPRAPPHSYHPTPPLIPPSRPDTGMNSFLSPLVSERRLRPVLVPAALLARFLALAAPNTARNIELCGILAGILERDQLKITHVVVPKQSGTPDSCVTNNEEEIFHYQDQHNLITLGWIHTHPTQTAFLSSVDLHTQCSYQLMMPEAIAIVCAPKYNETGYFALTPDYGTQFIANCRQTGFHPHPNDPPLFYTVTHIRLDNTAPVEMVDLRR